Proteins from a genomic interval of Physeter macrocephalus isolate SW-GA chromosome 21, ASM283717v5, whole genome shotgun sequence:
- the LPAR4 gene encoding lysophosphatidic acid receptor 4: MGDRRFIDFQFQDLNSSLRPRLGNATANNTCIVDDSFKYNLNGAVYSVVFILGLITNSASLFVFCFRMKMRSETAVFITNLALSDLLFVCTLPFKIFYNFNRHWPFGDTLCKISGTAFLTNIYGSMLFLTCISVDRFLAIVYPFRSRTIRTRRNSAIVCAGVWILVLSGGISASLFSTTNVNNATTTCFEGFSKRVWKTYLSKITIFIEVVGFIIPLILNVSCSSVVLKTLRKPATLSQIGTNKKKVLKMITVHMAVFVVCFVPYNSVLFLYALVRSQAITNCLLERFAKIMYPITLCLATLNCCFDPFIYYFTLESFQKSFYINTHIRMESLFKTETPLTTKPSLPAIQEEVSDQTTHNGGELMLESTF; this comes from the coding sequence atgggTGACAGAAGATTCATTGACTTCCAATTCCAAGATTTAAATTCAAGCCTCAGACCCAGGTTGGGCAATGCTACTGCCAATAATACTTGCATTGTTGATGATTCCTTCAAGTATAATCTGAATGGTGCTGTCTACAGTGTTGTATTCATCCTGGGTCTGATAACCAACAGTGCCTCTCTGTTTGTCTTCTGCTTCCGCATGAAAATGAGAAGTGAGACGGCTGTTTTCATCACCAATCTGGCCCTCTCTGATTTGCTCTTTGTCTGCACTCtacctttcaaaatattttacaatttcaaCCGCCACTGGCCTTTTGGTGACACCCTCTGCAAGATCTCTGGGACTGCATTTCTAACCAACATCTATGGGAGCATGCTCTTCCTTACCTGTATTAGCGTGGATCGTTTCCTGGCCATTGTCTATCCCTTCCGATCTCGTACCATTAGGACCAGGAGGAATTCTGCCATTGTGTGTGCTGGAGTCTGGATCCTAGTCCTCAGTGGTGGTATTTCAGCCTCTTTATTCTCCACCACTAATGTCAACAATGCAACCACCACCTGCTTTGAGGGCTTCTCCAAACGTGTATGGAAGACTTATCTGTCCAAGATAACCATATTTATTGAAGTTGTTGGTTTTATCATTCCTTTGATACTGAATGTCTCTTGCTCTTCTGTGGTGCTAAAAACCCTCCGTAAGCCTGCTACACTGTCTCAAATTGGGACCAATAAGAAAAAAGTGCTGAAGATGATCACAGTGCATATGGCAGTCTTTGTGGTATGCTTCGTACCCTATAACTCCGTCCTCTTCCTGTATGCCCTAGTGCGCTCCCAAGCCATTACCAATTGCTTGTTGGAAAGATTTGCAAAGATTATGTACCCAATCACCTTGTGCCTTGCAACTCTGAACTGTTGCTTTGACCCTTTCATCTATTACTTCACCCTTGAGTCCTTTCAGAAGTCCTTCTACATCAATACCCATATCAGGATGGAGTCTCTGTTTAAGACTGAAACACCTCTGACCACAAAGCCTTCCCTTCCAGCTATTCAAGAGGAAGTTAGTGATCAAACAACACATAATGGTGGTGAATTAATGCTAGAATCCACCTTCTAG